ATGTGGGGCGTTTTTTCGTGTAAGTGCAGAAAGTTTGTCCTGGCCAGTGCTTTTTTCCTGCAAATGGTTTGGGTTTGAAGTAAAATTGGGAAATGGATACTATATCATTAACAAGTTGGATCGGGTGGTGAGCAGGTTGCCCAATGTGGAAGTGAAACAACTGACTCTTGGAGCGAAATTGGCTGAAGACGTATTTACAGCATTGGGAGGCATTCTTTTTGCAAAAGGAACCCCTCTCTATGAAAGAGAAGTGCAATTCTTAGAAGCGTTCATGATCAAGCAGGTACAAGTAGAAGATTCGGGAGGGGCTTCGACTGACCAAGGGGAATCTCCTACAACTAAGGTAGAGGCGCCAGAAGCTTCTGATAAGTTTACTCAAGCTAAACCTGTGTTTCAGGAGTCATTTGATAGAGCAGTGTCTACACTAAAAAATTTGATGACCCGCGTACAAGGCGGCAATAACATACCCGTTATGGAAGTCAGAGAAGTTGTTACGCCGATCATTACGGAGTTTCAGCAGCAACCGCAAGTTCTCCTCTCCCTTCGGCGCTTTGCAAAGATGGATAGCTATGCTTATGAGCATGCCGTAGCGGTTGGGATGATTTCTTATATGATTGCAAAATGGGTCAAGGTACCAGAAAAGGAATGGATGCAGGTCGCATTGGCGGGTACATTGCTCGATATAGGAAAAACGAAAATTGATCGGCGGATATTGCAAAAACCAGGGAAGCTTACGCCAGACGAATTCGAAGAGATGAAAAAGCATACCGTTTATGGCTACCAAATTATTAAGGCATCCCACGGTTTAAGTGAAGGTGTAGCATTAGCGGCTTTGCAACATCATGAGCGGGAAGATGGTTCAGGCTATCCGCTAGGTTTGCCTGGATCTAAACTACATTTATACAGTAAAATTGTCGCTGTGGCCGATGTGTATCATGCAATGAGCTCGGACCGTGTGCACCAAAAGGCGTTGTCTCCCTATCAAGTCGTGGAGCAATTAGTACAGGATAGCTTCGGGAAACTTGATCCTACCATTGTTCGGACATTTGTGGAGGGGATCACTCAATTCGCTGTAGGAACATTAGTTGAATTAAGTGATGGAACGATTGGGAAGATCGTATTTACAGATCGTAATCATCCAACGAGACCAATGGTTGAAACAGGTGGGAAAATCGTAAACTTAGTCGAAGCGCGACATTTATCTATTGTGAGAGTAATGGAACAATAAAGAAGAGAGGCGAGTGATTCGCCTCTTTTTTTAATATGTTTTAAAGTAATTTAATTTTATTATAAAAACCTCTTGTGTTGTTTAAAAATACGTGATAAGATACTCCTTGTCGCTTCGATTGGAGCAACACTTCAAGAAGAAAAGTCAATTAG
This genomic stretch from Brevibacillus brevis harbors:
- a CDS encoding HD-GYP domain-containing protein, with the protein product MPNVEVKQLTLGAKLAEDVFTALGGILFAKGTPLYEREVQFLEAFMIKQVQVEDSGGASTDQGESPTTKVEAPEASDKFTQAKPVFQESFDRAVSTLKNLMTRVQGGNNIPVMEVREVVTPIITEFQQQPQVLLSLRRFAKMDSYAYEHAVAVGMISYMIAKWVKVPEKEWMQVALAGTLLDIGKTKIDRRILQKPGKLTPDEFEEMKKHTVYGYQIIKASHGLSEGVALAALQHHEREDGSGYPLGLPGSKLHLYSKIVAVADVYHAMSSDRVHQKALSPYQVVEQLVQDSFGKLDPTIVRTFVEGITQFAVGTLVELSDGTIGKIVFTDRNHPTRPMVETGGKIVNLVEARHLSIVRVMEQ